A stretch of DNA from Acidobacteriota bacterium:
ATCAATTGACATTGATGTGGTTTGGGGGAGGGATTGGAGAAGTGGTGGACGAATACCTGGATGGCGGGAAAACCCCGATGCGGGATCGGTTGCCGGACGTGTTGCAAACGCTGAGCGAGGTCTGCCAGAAGCTGGGAATTGCACCCGGGCAGGTGATCATTCGGGCGGATGCCCAGCTTGGAACCCCCTGGTCAATCAGCCAGATTCGACGGTTCGGGTTTCATTATATCCTGAAAGGACTGACACCCAAGCGAGCTCAGGTTCTGGCCGAAACCGCCACTGGCGTCTACTGGAGGGTCAAACCGAATGCCGAAGGCAGTCCACGCTGGCTGTGTGATTTGGGGGACATCACCCATCGTGACTGTTCACAGACCGACCACCAGGGGACGTTGGTCACCTCTCGCACCTTGAGTCTGGTCTACCGCACCCACCTTCCCCATCCCCCCGAACCTGGTTCAATCTCGCGAAGCCACACCCGTCCCCACGCCCCCACTCTGCATTATGCCTATTTGCTCACCGACCTCACCCCCGCTCAACTCCCGATTCAGCAGGTGCTCTTCGTCTATGATGATCGCGCCACGATTGAACGCTATTTTGCCGATGAACAATATGCGCTCGGGGCCAAACATATTCGGACGCATCATTTTGCCGGGGCCGCCCTGTTTCAATTTCTGGTTGCCACCACCAATAATGTGCTCCGCTGGTTCAAACATCTCTTGTTTGCCGGTTCAACGTTCGCACGGCTCGGCCTGCTGCGTCTCATTCGCCAGGTCATCAACTTACCGGCTCGTCTTTTTCATCACGGCCACCAGTGGCTGGTTCAATTTCCGGCGTCTCATGCCCTGGCTCGAAAACTCATCGCCGCTTGTCCTCACTTTTCCCAACCACTCTCTTTTGCGACGAGTGAGAGCTGTTTGCACAAAATCTAGGCTTCGCAGGTTGAAACCCTCAATTTCCAATTCATCGAATCCATCACGGAAAAATTTACAGAAGGATATTTTTCAAGTTTGAAACCAATCAAGCTGGTAAATTAGGAATGAAAATTAAATAACTTCATCATTTTTTCACCACAGAGGACACAGAGGAACACAGAGAAACATCAATCAACCGAACCCTCCGTGTTCTTCTGTGTCCTCTGTGGTGAGTTTTTGATTTCCGATAGAGTTTGTTTCAGTTGACCAGGTTATTTTGTGTCCATTCCTTAGCATTCATTTCTTCTTTTGAAGCTCGTTCAGTTGTTTGGCGGTTAGTCTGACTCGCTCTAAATAATTATCTTGGGAAATTTCTTCTATTTTAGACCAGATTGTAATTTCACTTGAGTTGGTTAATTCAAGTCGAAATGAACTGACCGATTGAGATAATCCACTTCCACTTAACAAAGTATCTCGTTGTAAAATATAAGCTCCCTTAATGGGTTTTGACACAATTTTCCAATGATAATTTTGGGCAAGCTCATTTTGAAGTGCTGCGCAGTACTCCTTTTCAAATTCAAACGTGCTGCAATCAATATAAATCATCGGAGGGGGCGGAGAGATAAGCTTCTTTCTGTTTTTGGCGGGAGTGGTTCCTTGTTGCACCGGAGTTGATTGCTTTGGAACTTCAGGGAGGACAGGATTCTGATTTGGGAGAGAGGGGACTGGCAGCGTGGGAGAGGAATGACGAACAACTGGGTCGAGCGGGGGTGCTTGAGGTTTTCGAATAATAGTCCACAGCCAGCTACCGAGCCCAACCAGAATAACCAGCGAAACGAGCAATTGAGCCCAGTGGTTGAATATCCAGACAAGTGTGCCAGATGGTTGAAGTGGGGGTTGGGGGCTGTAAAATCGAGTTTGAACCGTATATTGACATTCCCCCTGTTCATTCCGAGTTACCCGAATTCGAAAACTGAGTTCCTGTCCGCCTTCCAGGACAAGAATATACGATTTGTATCTCAGCAGGCGATATTGAAATGAATGAATGACTTCCCCTAACCGTAAAGCCAGCAGTGCAAGGGGAAACCATCCCTCTGAATCTCTTGCTTTGACCAGCAAAAACCGGGTTGACTCAGGAATGGTGACGGTGCAGGTGGACTGCGTCGAAAAGGTTTGAAGTTTACGAAGGTCGGCAAATAGCGTCAGTTCTTTGCCCACAAATGTCTTTCGGCGAGCACTATCCCGGTCCAATGCTTGTTCGACGGTTTCAGGAGCCGGAGATGGATGTGTAAACCACCGGGTCCAATGTTTACTTTTTGCCATGGGTCCAATTCCAATCTCGGAATGTTCGCCATTTCCGTTTGATAAAGTGGGTAAATTGAAAAAGGTCGGTAATGCCAGCCGGTTTTCTGGGAGTACCGCTTTAGCTCCTTCAGCAACCACCCAAGAAAAACAGGTCGGGCAAATAAATCCATGCACAAAAAAGATTCCGTCAAACTGATTCCATTTTTTCTTTTGAAATCTATCACAAGTTGTTTGCCAGGGCGTGAGCACCTTGAGCATAGCGGTGGCCAGGCTAATAATTTCTGGATCGGAAATCCAGGTTGTTTGTCCAAGGAAGATGCCCGGTTGCTCTTTTATGGGATTAGATTGGATAAAATCTCCAAATCGGGTTTCAACCCGGAACTTGAGGGTCTTTTCCAAATCGCCAAGGTCTTTATTAAAATTTTTCATTTTCGGAAGCGTCCCATCTTTGGTGAGCTTGGCATATCCAATTCGCCGCCACATCGCCATCAATTCCGTTTTGGAATATTGGAATATAAACTGTGAAGTGCCATAACTTGGCCAAAGCAGGTCGTGATCACCAGTCAAGGTCACCAGGTGTTTGAGATATCGCACAATCATCCGGTATTTCGTCAAGTGGGTAACTGATTCTTCCAAAATCATATCCTGCATATTGAAACTCAAGATGGCTTCATCAACCTCAAAAAGCCCGGCATATCGTTTGGCACGCTCGCCCAAATAGAGCGGAGCCTCCATAAAAGCAGTATCCTGGCTTCGTTCCTGATAGACCTCTGTGAACTCCAATAAGGTAAGCAACAACATTTGAAACGCCTGAGCGTCTTCACATCGAATTTTTGATTTGCCCCGTTCGATGGTGCTGTTGCCAATGATTGCAAACTGGCGCATGGCCTCGGTAACAATTCCGTCGGCCAGTTCATTGCGTGGGTGGATTGGAAACACCAGTTCCTTGCCACGGTCCAGCCAGGGGGCCAGAACCTGTTTCCCACTTTGATTTCGAAAAAGGGGAGTGCCGGTTTTTCTGCTCAGAAAGAAGTGGTCGAGCAAATCAGCGAGAGGTCTTGAAAAGGGTTCCATCTTCCATCTCCTCAAGTCAATCCACAAAATTCAATAAAAAAACCAAGCTTACTACGGAAAAAGCGGGAAAAACCCCGGCCTGAAAGATCTGTTTTTCCCGTCATCACCAACTATATGATGCTTTTGTTCGATAACAAATTCTTGATATGGAAAGTAGAAGCCTGCTTTTGAAGCAGTGAGTTACAGAATGGAGACGGCATCGTACACCAAACAATATGCTGATGCCAGAATAGGAGCTATTTGTTAACAGATGATCATCACTGCCACCATCTGATCATTGCTTTACCAGGCAATTGAAATGCAATCAGGAATATGGCTGGTTGGACTCAAATGGAGAAGGAGTACGGATATGCAAGCAGGTGAACAAGTTGGCCCATATATATTAGTCCGGTTGCTGGGACGTGGCACTTTTGGAGTGGTTTGGCTGGGTGAGCGTCGGACGGAATTGAGTACCACTTACTTTGCACTGAAGTTTCCTCACGGTGAAATCGAACTGCCTGTCATCCGTCAAGAAGTCGCTTTGTGGGTGCGTGCCAGTGGACACCCAAATGTACTTCCTATTATTGAAGCCAATATTTACCCGACGACAACGGGCCCTCGCGTGGTCATCGTTAGTGAATATGCTGATGGAGGATCGCTCCAGCAGTGGCTTACCGACAACAACGGTCGCTTTGGCTCGGCAGAATCGGCGATTCAAGTGACCATTGAAATTCTATCCGGTCTGGAATATTTGCACAGCCAGGGCATCATTCATCGGGATCTGAAACCCGATAATATTCTCCTCCAGGGAGGTAAGCCCCGGTTAGGTGATTTCGGTATCTCTCGGGTGTTGACGTCTTCGCATTTAAGCACCGGGTGGAAGGGGACGCCAGCCTATATGTCACCGGAAGCCTTCACTGGAAAATATGACCAACGCAGTGATTTATGGTCAGTCGGAATCATGCTGTATCAGTTTTTGGTGGGCCAGAATCCATTTGGCAATACCGAATGGTTTATGATTATCGATCAAATTCAGTCTCAGCCAATTCAGCTTTCCCTCGAAGCCATTCCCGAGGAATTACATCCCATCCTGTCCCGTGTGCTGCAGCGAGATCGGTCATATCGTTTTGCCACCGCTTTTGAAATGAAAGAGGCCTTACAACTGGTGCTGCAAACCCTGAAAACTGAGCAATCCAGGCCACCCAAATCAGGTTTCCAGTCAGGTGGGACTTCATCCCTGGGTTCATCAGGTGCTTCATATCCCTCAAAGCAGGTATTTGTCCGCGCGGTACAAACAAATGACCAAACTCAGGATTTCCGTTCAGTATCGGCTGCGTCCATGTCTAAAACCCTTTCGTCCCCGTCGGTTGAGCCGATTCATTCAGCCTTGACCATTGGCGATTTCATGGCGCCGACGTTGGGCTCTCAATCTGACAAGCTTTCGAGCCATGCCATTCCAAAAATTGAGAATCACAATTCCGCCAATGGTTTAGCCGCGACACTGGCTTCAGGTCCGCTGATCCCACCGTTGCCGTTCCCAGTAGCCAATCTGACATTTTCTTCCAGGCCGAAAAAATCAATTCCGTGGTTGACAATCACAATTGGAATACTCGTGGGCATGGTGATTCTCGGCGGTGGAATCTGGGGTTGGACTCTCAGGGATCGTCCCTCGATTCAACCACCCAGCCCACCACCTACGGCGAGCCCTGGGGGAAGTCAACCTGTCCCATCTTCGCCTTCAGCCAGTCAACCGGCTGAAAAATCAACCGGAATGAACAATCCCTTCCCTAAGACAGATTCAAGGGGAATTCCGGCAAAGTCGAGGAGTGCTGACGTGCCTAAACAAAATCCGGTGAATACACCTCAAGGCTTGCGTCCCCCTCAACCTGCTAAAAAGGGCCGCCCGACGATTAGCGAAACCAATGAAATGGAAAACCGGGAAAATGAATAGTATTTAGCTAAATGACTTTTCTGGGGTAGGCAGTTAAAACACTTTCTTTCAATAGGTTGACATTACTTTTAGCGTTAACTTGATATACCCAACGACTGCGTTTTTTCAAACAAAAGGAGATTGACATGAGGTTTGTAAACTTGATTCTGACAAAAATCGAGGAAAGACGATTCCTCCAGAAAATGGTTCTTACCACTCTGGCCCTGGTTATGCTGGGACTGGTCGGAGTCCTGCCCATCCAGGCAAAAACCAGGCTTGGTAAATATTATGGCGGCATCGAAATCGGCTCTAAGGGTGTGAAAGCAATTGTATTGGAAATCTACTCCAGCCCTGAAGAGTATGACATTGACGTCAAGATGGACGATACCATCAACACCAGTGTTATTTCTGGTACCCCAGAAGCCATTTCCGAAACGGCTGATGCAGTCAAAACTTTTTATGTCAGGATGGTGGAACAATACAAAGTTCCAGAAGAAAACATCTTTATTGCCGGCAGCAGCGGTGTCAAGGAAAGTTTCTCCGGTGATAAGCTCTCTAAACTGGATGACTTATCGTCCAAAGTCGAGCAACGGACTGGGAAACGAGTTGAATACCTCGCCGTTGAATCTGAGGTCAAACATGGCATCAATGGCCTGATTCCAGGCCAATTTGCCGACCGTTCATTTTTGATTGATGTTGGAAGTGGAAATTTGAAATGTGGCTATCAGGAATCAAAGTCTCCACACGGCTTGAATATCGAGCGCTTCGTTGTCATTACCGGGTTTCCCGGGACCAAAACCTTTACTGACAAAGTCAAAGAGGAAAAAGGCAACTTTCTTCAAAAAGCTGAGGAATTACAGACTACTTTGATTGAAAATTCGCTCCGCGAGCAGCTTGAACGAAAACCTGGATTTCAAAACCGGTCACGAGTCTATTTGACAGGTGGTATTGCCTGGGCACTGTCCACATTGCTTTACCCGGAAAACGATAAGGGTTATGTCACCCTGAAACCTCAGGATTTTCAACAGTTTCACGAACGCGTGACTGCTAATTTAGATACACCGGATCGCATTTTTGAAGTTGATCTTTCCAAAATCAAAAACCCTCAAAAACGTGAAAAAGCCCAAAAACAAATTGAAAAAGTAGCCAATACATTTACCGCTGAACAATTGGTGGGCGGCGCAACACTTCTCAAAGGACTCTCTCGGGAGTTCAAATTTGGAAACAAAAAAATCTATTTTGCTCGCTATGGGTATCTGGCCTGGATCTTTAGCTATATCAACACCAAGGCACTGAATTAAGTCAACCTGGGTATTATCTGGATCAATCATTTCTGGAATCACAAATGAACTGATAGCTCTTCAGAAAAAGGTACAGAGTTCAAGCTTTAGCTTGCATTCATCTTACAGAAGGAACAACTCAAGTCGAATCAAAAACTTGAATCCCACGACCCACCAGTTTTCGCAAGCTAAAGCTTGAACTCTGTACGGAAATCATTTTCTGATCCGCTCATTTCACGAGCCCACACACGGGTGGATACCCAAATTGAAAAGTGCCGCAATCGGCTTATGGTTGATTCTGAACGTGCTGAACTCTGAACAAATACCAGTTGATAAGTGATGTTTGTAAGTTGGTTCTTACGAATGCGTCCCTTTTTCTACATAACCTTTGGTGTGCCTCCAAAGTTTTCCAGAGAGCCATTCTTTCTGGTTCTTCCCTCTATCTTTTTCTCTGTCACGAGAGGACTGACCTATGATGACCAAATTCTCTGTTCTTCGACTTTTCACCATCGGGCACCTGACAACCCGGATTCCAATGAAACTGGCTCTGACGGTTCTATTTCTGTGTATCTGTGCACTCGGAAGCTCTCAAAACCTCTTTGCTCAAACACCTGACAACAGCTTCAATCCTGGTGCCAACTCACTTGTGTGGGCACTGGCAGTTCAATCTGACGCCAAAATTCTGGTTGGAGGGAGTTTTACGACACTTGGAGGACAAACCCGAAACTACATGGGCCGGTTGCTTTCCACCGGCCAGCTTGATTCAGCCTTTAATCCAAACCTCGATGGCGTGGTTTATGACATCGCCCTTCAGTCAAACAGCAAAATCCTGATTGGCGGAGGGTTTCAGCAAATCAATGGATTTGCTCAAATTGGAGTTGCCCGCCTTAATGTCAATGGCACCCGGGATACAACCTTTGTCACCAATACCAACGGCTATGTGTCAGCGATTGCAGTTCAAACAGATGGCAAGATCCTGATTGGCGGGAATTTCTCCCAGGTAAATGGAGCGGCTCACTACGGAATTGCACGCCTCAATACCAACGGGTCGCTTGACACAACGTTTAATCCTCAAACGAACAATGAGGTCAATGCACTGCTCATTCAACCAGATGGGAAAATTGTGCTGGGTGGCGGCTTTTCAACCATCAATGGCTTGACTCACAATAAGTTAGCCCGGTTGAATGTAAACGGCACACTTGACACCAGTTTCACCGTTGAAGCAGAACCGCACGTGGATTGTCTGGCACTTCAGGCGGATGGAAAACTGATTGTCGGAAATGTTGGATTGCTGGGTGGAGAACAACGCTACTATCTCGGTCGCT
This window harbors:
- a CDS encoding serine/threonine protein kinase, with product MQAGEQVGPYILVRLLGRGTFGVVWLGERRTELSTTYFALKFPHGEIELPVIRQEVALWVRASGHPNVLPIIEANIYPTTTGPRVVIVSEYADGGSLQQWLTDNNGRFGSAESAIQVTIEILSGLEYLHSQGIIHRDLKPDNILLQGGKPRLGDFGISRVLTSSHLSTGWKGTPAYMSPEAFTGKYDQRSDLWSVGIMLYQFLVGQNPFGNTEWFMIIDQIQSQPIQLSLEAIPEELHPILSRVLQRDRSYRFATAFEMKEALQLVLQTLKTEQSRPPKSGFQSGGTSSLGSSGASYPSKQVFVRAVQTNDQTQDFRSVSAASMSKTLSSPSVEPIHSALTIGDFMAPTLGSQSDKLSSHAIPKIENHNSANGLAATLASGPLIPPLPFPVANLTFSSRPKKSIPWLTITIGILVGMVILGGGIWGWTLRDRPSIQPPSPPPTASPGGSQPVPSSPSASQPAEKSTGMNNPFPKTDSRGIPAKSRSADVPKQNPVNTPQGLRPPQPAKKGRPTISETNEMENRENE
- a CDS encoding transposase: MDTNGVELRYEANGNWEAETQHGMLAEAYEFAKKCGLFKVMEGLGYEMKTVVYSPVDKLKTLWASVMVGCEHTVEINEQFGEHEARLAEVFGLKRFPDQSQVNRVLTATTLDQVERWREGHLKLLVANSRAKDEGLWWKAATGERFLMVDIDQRGIVVSGKEYEVAEPGFFGSKRGHRGYQLTLMWFGGGIGEVVDEYLDGGKTPMRDRLPDVLQTLSEVCQKLGIAPGQVIIRADAQLGTPWSISQIRRFGFHYILKGLTPKRAQVLAETATGVYWRVKPNAEGSPRWLCDLGDITHRDCSQTDHQGTLVTSRTLSLVYRTHLPHPPEPGSISRSHTRPHAPTLHYAYLLTDLTPAQLPIQQVLFVYDDRATIERYFADEQYALGAKHIRTHHFAGAALFQFLVATTNNVLRWFKHLLFAGSTFARLGLLRLIRQVINLPARLFHHGHQWLVQFPASHALARKLIAACPHFSQPLSFATSESCLHKI